TTTGTCTTCAGAAAAGATACccgtagcattgtattgtcacatcgtattttgtcttcagatttcaaattattttgtcttaagaaatCTACCTTCAACATCCCTATATAATGACATATTTTTCACATAAGATGACCACACCTCTTCAACATAGTTCTAAACCAACTTCTTTCTCTTTCAAAATGACTTCAATTCGAACTTCTTCATACTCAATTGAAGAAGATGTGCACTTGTGTCATGTGTATCTTGACATTTCTCAAAATCCAATCATAGGAATTAACCAATCCAGAGATCAgatgtgggcaagagttgaattAGCATATCACTCTGGGCAGTTTAGTAGTCAACCTCGACCGAGAAGATCTTTGCAAACTCGAATGACGACCATTCTTGCGGCAATTTCAAAATTGAGGGGATGCGTCAaccaaattgaaaataaaaatccaAGTGGTGCTTCTCAAGAAGATATTGTGAGTATATATTGTTATAGTTTATTTTTAGTTAGtaacttatttttaattttattgacaatatttatttattattcaatAGTTAAATCAAGCGAAGATGCTATTAGCACAAGATCCAAAGTACATAAGAGGGTTCAAATTTGCTCATGTGTGGTCTATTCTTAAAGATTGTGAGAAATTTACAAATGACAACACCAATTCACCAGCTAGATTCCAACAACAACGTCGTAGTTTCAATTCCCCCCAATCTTGTTCTTCTGGCTTCGAATCACCGACATCAGCACCCACCGGTATGAGTTCATTTGATCTTAATATGAATGAGGAGGAAGTTCCTATTAATTTATCTAAAAGACCTATCGGTGTGAAAAAagcaaaaggaaaacaaaaaagtGATGAACAATTTAAGAAATTAATGGAACAAAGTCAAAAACTTGTTAACGTTATAGAAAAGGGTAACTTTGAAAGAAATGAACTTCTGAGACAAAAGGTTGATGTGGCTAGAATGAGAGAAgagaataaaattttatttatggaTATGAATTCTATATCCGATCCAGAGTTTCGCCAATTTATTCAAAGCGAAAGGAGAAAAATTTATAGATCAAGAGCACAAACATCCGAACATGGAGAACAAGGAGAAGGATCTCAATATCAGGGATCTCAATATCGAGCATCTCAGTTCCAAAGATCTCAATATGAAGAAGAACACAGAGAAGGAGCTGAAGATGAACATCAACGATCTCAAAATCCTTCACAAGATTATAGTCAATATTATGACTATCTTGGCGGAACTgggaataatttttaaaattattagaaGTATGTCTTAGTTTGTCTtgtgttctatatatatatatttatattgttttCCATTTTATGTTTGGTGTATTTGATTTTAATATTAGAATGtaagtttgaaatattttaattatcttttgtatatttaatcaatttcaatgttaattttattttcttatagtgtagagtaagaattttcacacaaattaaaataaattatataaaaaattaattatgaaatatttgaaattttatttaaaaaattaaattatatgtgtatttataatttaaaaaacccaacataaaatataaacccaaataatactcacatgtttatatatataaatatatatatatgatataaatatgtttattttaataaaaaaaatatatatatataccgtgTGAACAGTGCACGGCATATATGCCGTGTCACTGTTCATCAACTGGTAAATGCATATACATTTGGAGTTGGGTTGGAGAGAGATTTGTGCTCTCCACGGCATATATTGCCGTAATGGAGTGGGATTGGAGATGGCCTTAGGCCAACTCCAATCCGACGGGACTACGGCAATATATGCCGTGGAGAGCACAAATTCATCTCCAACCCAACTCCAAAATTATCAGCATTTACCCGTTGATGAACAGTGCCACGGCATAAATGCCGTGCACTGTTCACacggcaatttttttttattaagataaatatatttatatcttatatatatatatttatatatataaacatatgagtattatttttgtttatattttatggtgggttttttaaattataaatacacatataatttaattttttaaataaaatttcaaatatttcataattaattttttatataatttattttaatttgtgtgaaaattcttactctacactataagaaaataaaattaacattgaaattgattaaatatacaaaaaataattaaaataatataataataaataatatattttttggtgtaGTTTTTGATGTTGTGAttggaatggaaaaaaaatatagtgttaAGATTCTTTAATTTTGGTGTTAGTGCAACACCATAATGAAGTAATAGGTTGGAGATACCTGAGGCCAAATCTATGGACTGCAAAAAGCTACAATGTACCAATTTTACATCATATGTCATACTAACTGAAATATAGTTCATCCTTCATTTTGATGATGAGCTACGGTGTCCATATTTAGTAGGACAGTGTAACaaagctaattttttttttacttttgacttttaatattaatagtttttaaaatatatataataatggttttgatttattgaaataatataataatattgtaaatattaatttgtataatttttggtgttgtgattgtaatgaaaaaaataatactaaaattcCACCATTTTAGTGTTGAAACAACACCAAAATGAATTTTATCCTTGGACTTGACCTAATATAAGGCAATTCTCTTGATTTTTCTTagtattttctattttattttaaaattttctctTTGCTAAAGATAaaagaagaaatttattattattcttttcgGAAAAatagatatttcaataaaaaaaaaggaagtattattaattttattagtaaaattttctaaaaatatatatttttctgtaACAAAATTTAGTTATACCTCAAATTAATTTAATTCGTTGTTTAAATACTATTTTATATTAGTCAGGTATCGTAAATTTACAAATTTCTCATTTTTCACACATTATCAACCTTTGATGAAAGTGTGTGAATAACGCTTTTAAGTAATCGATCCTCTTTGCCAGTAAATGTGAAATTTTCTCCATTACTCAATGCACGTGCAACCAAATATAACAGGCTAATACAATACAGCAAATTCACGGATAAGTTCTATAGAAACATTTCTACATCAATTTTTACATTGAATTTGTaccattaaattaattaatatttaatggtTTAGATTACTtagtttatttaataatatttggtaattaaagaaaaatcaactagtatttgtttccaaaaataaaaatagtgagcgaacaaataaaatatttaaatttatgataaaaatataattttatactCTCCACAAAAATTTGAAATCTATTTTATACTATTTGGTTTTTTTACTAGTCTTTGATAGTTTTCTTAGAAATAAAATATGAGGACATTGATACTTATTCAATGATCTTATAAACAAATTATGTTCAGtgtaaaaatttcactaagtaAAAATAAATGATAAGTTCTATAAATACAAATACatgatagttttttatttaaaaagaatttGTCACAAAAAAATTACATGATAGTTTATTTCAAACTAAGATttaagttataaatattttagtatttaattttttatttagcaaaagacttttaaaaatatattgattttttgttaaaattaaaaataacttaaagACTTGCACAAAAAAAAGACTTTAATTTTAATAGATAAAATGAGATTTTTGTATGAGGTTACTAAATAAATTAGATTATTTTATACTATAGGCTATTAAATAAACATAGTTACAATTATTATTTTTGGAaacaaatataattataatttttcattaattattaAAGGCTGTTAAATAAATTAAACAATCTAATCAATCTAATGATTTAAAATCAGTGTAAAAATTGATGTCGAAATAGGTGTCTACAGAACCTTCCATTATCAAATaagttaattatatatatatttataggcaaTTTCTTATGTGGAGACGGTAAAAACGTCTGCACCGATGGAGACGTTTTTTTTTCCACCATTTGATCAAATTAACGGCTGTGATCTATCCTTGTTCTAACTCTCTCTCATTCCCTCACAATTCCGAATCCATTGACACAACCCATTCAGAGAACTATTCTCTCACAATTACAAACAGAgaactattctctctctctcttccgaaACAGGGTTCTCTGTTTGTAATCCATCTCAGTTTATCTTCTCTACCGGCTTCTCTCCATCGTCTCTCTCTCCATCTTCGTCTGTGGTTGTTTCGAAGCTCTCATCGACGGGTAAGTTATCATTTTCTTGCCATTAATTTATCTTATGAACCTGCCCATCTCTGTATGATATCAGATAAGTTATCATTTTCTTGCCATTAATTTAGCTTATGAACCTGCCCATCTCTGTATGATATCAGATAATATCATCTATATATGGGTATTAATATAGAGAAAGATAAGATGTATATATGGGTTAATATGCTATCTGAATATATGGGTATTAATGAGTAAGATTAGATTAATTTACACCATGTGTATAAAGTATTATAGAAATTGCTATGTGAGTTGTAACACGAAAATGATACACATACTGGGTGCACATACTGCACCTGCTCACCAGGAAACACAATCGAATACAGGGTGCCCAGATGGATTTTTCCATTCCTAACCGCAGCATTCAACTCAAAACCAGACCATAGATGGCTCAACTTAATGATtctcctccaataccagctagtaTCCTGCCTGCTTTAAACATACTCCCATATTGAAACACCCTTTAGATAAACACCATAAACCCATTTAACCCATAACACATcctgcatacatatatatatatgtgctttTCGTCTGGGATtaacatgatatatatatgttttgtacaTAAATAAACTCATACCCCCTTCATGATTAAAAGAATGATTATgagatttttttctttccaaaatggTGTGAGTTGGCTTAGGCTAGCTATATATAACTTCATTAGTATTGAAAGTTGCAATAGTATTgagttttgttaattttattgagatcagtttttttgttaatattttttgTTAATGTTGCAGAAGGCTGATTTATTCTGTACTATTAGCTAGAGGAAAAATATTTGTGTTTATGTCATGTTTCTTTTTTCTAGAAGGAATGAAATTTGTAGTAAAATGATTATTGTATGGTTGTTAATATATTTCCCCATTTTATCTTACTGTTGATCTGGTGATTTAGGATGGAAGTTTTATTGCAGAATTCTATAATGGAATCAATACAGAGGCTGCGTAATGATTATGCTGGGTTGAAAGATGATTTGAGAGTAATTAAAGATGAATTACATGCAATAACTGAACATGGGAAACATAGACATAGTGAGGCGAAAATATTTGAGCATAAAATGGTTGAAAAATTAATTGGGAGGAAGGAAGATGTTGCTTTTGTAAATCCTTTAGGTAAAGACAAAGCAAATGATTTTGATAGAGAGAAAGATGGTGTCGTTAAATGTAGTGGGGTTGAAAGCAAAATGGACGATTTAAGTAACAGTGAGTTGAATAAGTGTGTAGGAGATATTCAGGGGTTAGATGATAGCTCAACTAATATAGAATGCAAAAGGAAGACATGTGTTGGTAATGAAGAGGATAAATGTTTGGGGGGAAACTTCGAGAACTTTGATGATATTGTTTTCAGGATTTCATCCCAATTTGGAGAAACATTATTGCAGCGTGAAATGTCGATGAAAGTAAGTAATGGTATCTTTTGGCAGGTTAAAAgttgattattattttatttttggtattttttattttacttgttGAACCTAATTGGTTGTTAATTTTGAGATTGTAGAAGCCTAGAGTTTGTACGATTAACCAAAAATGTTCAAAGTTGTGGAATGTAAAAGTAGGAAGCCAGTCAGTGTCTAGTAGCATTGGTGGGCCTGTTGATCAGAGGAAAAAAACGGTAAATGTGTAATTGAGTAcgttttatatttatttgttattGTACCTTGTTTTATAATTTACTAGTTTATTTAATCAGGTGAAGACTAAATCACAGACAACTCCACGTAGAGTTTATGTTTCTAATGTTACAACTGGGCAGAGCCAAAGCATAGGGCCCTTTAAAATTCGCACCCCCATAATGGACGATGATATAGGAAAATTAATAGAATACATATTTGATGATAGTTTGAATCATGAGTAAGTATATTTTTTTCCATTAGTTAACAATAAAAATTTTCTATCCGATACccaatattattataaatttgttTTATAATTGTGGCACAGTGAGACACTGGTAGACACGGGGTTTAATCATCTCACGCGTGGTTTGGTTCGAACATTGTGTCCTGGGGTTTTTATTAATGGAGAGGTATGGATTGATAATGTTGGGCTGTTTAGTTAGAAGTATTCACTTTATATATATTTCCCCATCTAAACTAATATTCATGGACGGTAAGGGTAGGTTTCCAATGTTGTTTTCTTGTTTTGACCGCAGGTGTTGAATGTAGTGTGTGAGATGAACACACGTAGGGAGCAGCAAGTTTCAACAGAGAGTCGTTCGTCATGGTATTTGAATACTAGAATGACGGTGAGTATTGTTCCGGTAGCAAAATTCAACTCAATATAAGAGATATGGAATTAATTGTGAATATTTTTGAGTGACAGTGTACTGGAATTAGTATTCAGAACTTGTTTCCTCAAAGTGGTCGATCTGATTCAACTCGTAAACTATTTATTGGAGATTTGAATTTATGTGGGAAGGTATATTTATgtgtagtattttttttatttttgggtttattttattagttgaatattttattattttgcagATTAAGATTCCAGTTCACAACGAGGAGATGCAACACTGGGTTCTCTTTATAGTTCATGTAGGTAATGGGGTTGTCGAAATATGTGATTCGATGCTGCTAGGGCGCAAAGAATCATTATCACAATCTCTTGTTCCAGTGGTGGTGAGTTTTTAAATATTTTGGGGATGTTTTAACCTTTTTCATTGTTGGGAGTAAAACTGAGGTGGGTTATTAATTAACTAGAGAAGGTTTTCTATTTCTAAACTAAAGGTGTAGTATTTGACTATCATGACAGTTGATGTTATCTTGTTTTGTACACACTGTAGTTGCAACAGCTTGATTTAGTTCTCCGAGATGAGTTATCACGGTGGAAGGGACCTGTGAAGTCATTCACATGTTTCAAGGCTTTCACTAATAATGAAGTTGTCCAACAATCAAATGGACATGACTGTGGTATTCATGTTATAAATTGGATGGCACAACGCAACCCTTCTGACTTCAAACCGAAGGGTGTAAGTTTTTATGTTGTACtgtattaatttttaaaactattGAGTTTCTTAGTAGTTGAATAATGTTTATATTAAGTAATGgaaatttgtttttttatttctttcataATTCACATTTTTTGTTAAAGTATAACTCGGATGATGAAAGGGCTCGTGTCGCTGTTGGTTTAGTGACATCAGTACACAACAAAGTTAGGGATCAAATAATGGCTTCAGCGAGGACAAAGACGAATTCCACTCCATGTGTGGGGAAATAGGTTTGATGATTAGTAATTGTGAGTGAGGTGTTTCATGAAAAATATGTTTAATGGGGTGTGGGTCTATTGTCATGGGTGCTCCGCATATCCTTTTGAGCTAATTTATGTATTGTGATATACTTCTAATTTGATCTTGTTGCCCCTTTCTATATGTGAATGTCAGGGTGTTTATTGTGTGGGGGTGATGAATTCTTTGTATATAGGTGTGGTGTGATGTATTATATAAATGAACAATGATGAATCAGCCCTACTTGCATATATTGaagacaaataaaatatattataaaaactaCCATGGCATATTAAGCATTTTCTATTATAGAGCTTCATATATTTGTCCCACTTTAATTAAGAATAAACATTTATAAACACCACCCTGTCCTATTTCAATTTTTTATACTGAAGACAAGAATCATGGTATAGCATAGCAGTGGCTGTTTGTACAGCAGTGGTGGTTGTTAGTTGTTCTGAAAATTTTGGTATATGATGTCCCACTTTAATTACTAGTTGGAGTTGCCTTATAACACCTGCAACTATATGAAGGTAACGTCTTCAAAATAATGtaggttttttattattttggtggAAACTATAGTTGTTCTACATACCATTAAAGGTATCAAATAGGAGCAAAGCAATTTTATAGATTGTGCTGAGACATAGCAtatgaaaattataattattgaGCCTTCCCATAAGTGACAGAGAATATTGTTTTCATTGTACAAGATATATATAACTCATTCTCAGATATAACATGTGTTGTGACCTGACAAACCAACGCAGAAAGTACCATAACGATTTATTCATCTGAAACTTGTATCTTACATCATATAGAACATTCAAACAGAACAACCATGTATATAATAACAAGTATGGATGGAACCCATTAACAATGACCACAAACAAAGAGTGATGCCACTTCACAAGCCAGAGGCACGAGCAATTAATGAATGTGATGCAATGATATTCGAGCAAAGCTTTTATACACTAATGACCATTTTtgcataaatttaaatttataaattaatggCATTACTCCCGATTAAGAGTAAGTGCAATTACAAGCATTCCCTCGTACATGATGACAATCCAAGACAAGATTCGAGAAATGAACTAGTCGTGTCATTAAACTTTGCCATTTTTTCATAACTTAATTGGCAACCAAATGAGATAGAAGAGTACTTAATAAAGCTCCAGACAAAATATCATAATGAAATCAGAAAGGACTTTTCCACCAATTGCTTCCCTCCTCAACTTGTGTTCCCACTTTATTCACTTTATCATTCTGTAGTTCACTGCCTAAATCGTCAACAACATCATTTTCTGTCTCATTCTCATGTTGTGTGTAGTCCATTGAGTTTTGCCCAGCCCATTCATCATTC
This genomic interval from Humulus lupulus chromosome 8, drHumLupu1.1, whole genome shotgun sequence contains the following:
- the LOC133793801 gene encoding uncharacterized protein LOC133793801 — encoded protein: MTYFSHKMTTPLQHSSKPTSFSFKMTSIRTSSYSIEEDVHLCHVYLDISQNPIIGINQSRDQMWARVELAYHSGQFSSQPRPRRSLQTRMTTILAAISKLRGCVNQIENKNPSGASQEDILNQAKMLLAQDPKYIRGFKFAHVWSILKDCEKFTNDNTNSPARFQQQRRSFNSPQSCSSGFESPTSAPTGMSSFDLNMNEEEVPINLSKRPIGVKKAKGKQKSDEQFKKLMEQSQKLVNVIEKGNFERNELLRQKVDVARMREENKILFMDMNSISDPEFRQFIQSERRKIYRSRAQTSEHGEQGEGSQYQGSQYRASQFQRSQYEEEHREGAEDEHQRSQNPSQDYSQYYDYLGGTGNNF